In Desulfobulbus oralis, one DNA window encodes the following:
- a CDS encoding RHS repeat protein: MAHLVRSVDPLGVVSEYSYDELRLTEKLTMKVRTYCPGDGCAGHVIQANMTISAASGRCCHRMRGQGSQAMRQQKNLVSQRNALGERAEFFWDALTAL; encoded by the coding sequence GTGGCTCATCTGGTACGCTCGGTGGATCCTCTGGGCGTGGTCAGCGAATACAGCTACGATGAGCTGCGGCTCACGGAGAAGCTGACTATGAAAGTCAGGACATACTGCCCGGGTGACGGATGCGCGGGCCATGTGATCCAAGCAAATATGACGATTTCGGCCGCAAGCGGAAGGTGCTGTCACCGAATGCGGGGGCAGGGGAGTCAGGCTATGAGGCAGCAGAAGAATCTGGTGAGCCAGCGCAATGCCCTGGGCGAGCGGGCGGAGTTCTTCTGGGATGCCCTGACAGCCCTTTGA